One part of the Treponema sp. OMZ 787 genome encodes these proteins:
- a CDS encoding GNAT family N-acetyltransferase translates to MYIKKLVGKKCYLAPMRIEDAEKYAVWANDQEVAEYLHFASSIIGLETERLIIDRISKEHNYAIVDTVSDELIGNMGLMKINHLDRTAELGIFIGNKAYWSKGYGTEAMCLLINYAYQKLNLHNIILNVYSYNERAIKAYEKVGFKKIGARRGALIRNRKMHDIILMDIIPEDFYAKHPEFEL, encoded by the coding sequence ATGTACATAAAAAAACTTGTCGGAAAAAAATGTTATCTCGCCCCGATGCGGATTGAAGATGCGGAAAAATATGCTGTTTGGGCAAACGATCAAGAAGTCGCCGAATATCTTCACTTTGCTTCTTCTATTATCGGTCTTGAAACAGAACGCCTCATAATCGATAGGATTTCAAAGGAGCATAATTACGCAATCGTGGATACAGTAAGCGATGAGCTTATAGGAAACATGGGGCTTATGAAGATCAATCATTTGGATAGAACGGCAGAGCTCGGCATCTTTATCGGTAACAAGGCTTACTGGTCAAAGGGCTACGGCACCGAGGCTATGTGCTTACTTATAAACTATGCCTATCAAAAACTCAACCTGCATAACATAATCTTAAATGTGTATTCTTATAATGAAAGAGCTATTAAGGCTTACGAAAAGGTAGGCTTTAAAAAAATAGGAGCAAGGAGAGGCGCGCTAATCCGCAACCGGAAAATGCACGACATAATCTTAATGGATATTATCCCTGAAGATTTTTATGCAAAGCATCCCGAATTTGAACTATAG
- a CDS encoding SAM-dependent methyltransferase, with amino-acid sequence MKKQKLSGAEGFETYYLSVFGERWPALKAALLKENKAEAYSENLIQNYYLDYASIQAAKAMPLLEEGSCLDMCAAPGGKTLVLLSRIKGDAEIQANELSADRRNRLIRVLDEHLSEDCRKRIRVSGYDASRMPRYGQELYERILLDAPCSSERHVLQNEKYLKQWTEARIKNLSQRQWALLSAAFLLLKPKGYLIYSTCALADEENDFLIEKLIKKYKERVRLEEKPDSLGPGPVLPEKTKYGFRFLPDKAEGAGPIYFSLIQKN; translated from the coding sequence ATGAAAAAACAAAAACTAAGCGGGGCAGAAGGTTTTGAAACTTACTATCTTTCCGTTTTTGGAGAAAGGTGGCCTGCCCTCAAAGCGGCCCTTTTAAAAGAAAACAAGGCGGAAGCCTACAGCGAAAACCTCATACAAAATTACTATCTGGATTATGCAAGCATTCAGGCCGCCAAGGCTATGCCTCTTCTCGAAGAAGGAAGCTGCCTCGATATGTGTGCTGCCCCCGGAGGGAAAACCCTGGTTCTTTTAAGCAGGATTAAGGGAGATGCCGAAATACAGGCAAACGAGCTTTCGGCCGATAGACGGAACAGACTTATAAGGGTTCTCGATGAGCACTTAAGCGAAGACTGCCGAAAACGGATAAGGGTTTCCGGCTATGATGCTTCCAGAATGCCCCGCTACGGTCAAGAGCTTTACGAGAGAATTTTACTCGATGCCCCATGCTCTTCCGAAAGGCATGTGCTTCAAAACGAAAAATATCTTAAACAGTGGACGGAGGCCCGCATAAAAAATTTAAGCCAAAGACAATGGGCTCTTTTATCTGCGGCCTTTTTGCTCCTTAAACCTAAGGGCTATTTGATCTATTCGACCTGTGCTCTTGCCGATGAAGAAAACGATTTTTTAATCGAAAAGCTTATAAAAAAGTATAAGGAAAGAGTAAGGCTTGAAGAAAAGCCTGACAGCCTTGGGCCCGGGCCCGTCCTCCCCGAAAAAACAAAATACGGATTCCGTTTTCTTCCCGATAAGGCGGAAGGAGCAGGCCCCATCTATTTTTCTCTTATTCAAAAGAATTAG
- a CDS encoding zinc metallopeptidase, producing MYFDYYYLVLVVPTLLLSLYAQFKVKAAFSKYSQVQTMRKISGKEAAALLLRSNAISDVNIERVGGSLSDHYDPSHKVLRLSDPVYDKTSIAAVGVAAHETGHAIQDKEKYGPLVLRSTLVPAANIGSAAGPYLALAGIIFGMNLLLNIGIILFACAVLFYLVTLPVEIDASRRALKVLEHNAVLSQEELKGAKKVLSAAALTYVASALTAMANLLRLILISRDRR from the coding sequence ATGTATTTCGATTACTATTATTTGGTTTTGGTTGTTCCGACTTTGCTTTTATCCTTGTATGCTCAATTTAAGGTAAAGGCTGCCTTTTCAAAATACTCTCAGGTTCAGACCATGAGGAAAATTTCAGGCAAAGAAGCTGCAGCCCTCTTGCTTAGATCAAATGCAATATCCGATGTGAATATCGAAAGGGTAGGCGGAAGTTTAAGCGATCACTATGATCCGTCTCACAAGGTTTTACGCCTTTCGGATCCGGTCTACGATAAGACCTCGATAGCAGCCGTAGGTGTTGCCGCCCACGAAACAGGACACGCCATTCAGGACAAGGAAAAATACGGCCCGCTGGTTTTGCGCAGCACCTTGGTACCGGCTGCAAACATAGGTTCGGCTGCCGGCCCCTATTTGGCCCTCGCCGGTATAATCTTCGGAATGAATTTGCTTCTCAACATAGGTATAATTCTTTTTGCCTGCGCCGTTTTATTCTATCTTGTAACCCTGCCGGTTGAAATCGATGCTTCAAGGCGCGCTCTAAAAGTCTTGGAACACAATGCAGTTTTAAGCCAAGAAGAACTAAAAGGTGCCAAAAAAGTTTTGTCGGCTGCCGCCTTAACCTATGTGGCCTCAGCCCTTACTGCAATGGCAAACCTCTTACGCTTAATTTTAATTTCGCGGGATAGAAGGTAA